The nucleotide sequence CAATTAACATGTTGTTTAAACTCATATGTTTCACCTGCGATAGTGACAGAGGTAATTAACGTTGCATTACCATGATGGGCAGAAGCACCGCCACCACTCCCCCAACAGTCTTCTTTTATTGCCAGTGAATGACTATTAAATGGGAAACGTTGGTTCTCAATTCTAGATGTATAAGTATCTCCATCGTTGTAATCGACTGAACCACGAGTAGAATCGCCTTGTATATCAATAAGTTTGTGAGATACCGTGGCGGGCTCAAAGAAATCACTTGCGTGGTTTCCTAATGTAAACATCGGCCTTGCAATAACATGAACCATACTATCCAATCCACTCATTCTACATGAATTTCTCGGCACACTAGCACTAGTAGTATTAATAAATGAAATAGAGCCGTTTAATTCTAAATCCATATACCTAGGATGAATCGGTTTTACATCTAGTGGATAATAAACCGCATATTGTCTACCTGTATTTGTACTTGGATCATGATCGTAAATGTCAAACACAATGACTTTGATTTTAAGCTGAGTACTTTTAAATAAATTTTTATCAAGCTTAAATGAGCTAGTGATTTTTGGTCTACCAATAAGCTGATTGTGGTCATAAGCAAGGATTTGACTGGTTTTTTGATTTCCATCCCATAATTCAAGATTAACTGCATAATCACTTGCTGCTGTATCTGGCGGTAACCAAGAAAAAGTTAACGAATCATCTTCATAAACAGGAGTCCAATTTATCGATATATTCTCATGAGGCATGATTTGTGCATTTTTATTGTTATCAACCCTTCGTGTTACTGAGTTAATAGTGATATGAGGTACTTTTCTGACATCGACAGAATAAGAACCTTGAGATTGATGAAAGTAATCATTTTCTTTTGATGTCAAAATGATATCTGTTTTACCTGGATTGACTTTAACAATAACCCCGCTTTCTTTTATTGCCACAATATTAGGATCTTTTGCTGACCAGATACCTAGAGCTTCTTTAGGCAATGGAATTGTTGGTTGTTGTACATCAATATTAGTATCCGTTTCAGATAAAATAATGTCATTTTTTGCAAAAGCGATTTGGAGTGTTCCTTTATCTTGCTCGTAATCCACTGCCAACGTATCTGCTAGAAATTGATCAGTCGCATCACTTTTGATGTGTATTTTCGTTTTGCCTGGTTTTACTTCTGTAATAGTGCCTTGTGTATCAACAGTGGCTACACGTTGATCATCACTGAGATAATACAAAGGAATATTTTTTACGTCTGTATTGCCAAAAGTGGCGTTAACGTTATGCACTACTCCATCATTCCATACCGATTTAATCGTACCCGATGACGCTAATTGTAAAATAGGTTTCGCTTTTTCAATGACTAAAGGATAACTACTTTGCGCTGGTTGATATTGATCATTACCTGATGTTTGTAATGTGATAACTGTAGTACCCGCTTTTTTCATCGAAATACGACCGCTAGTTGTATCGATAGAGGCAATAGTCGGATCGGAACTAGACCACATCATATTAATATTATTAGGCAATCCGGTATAACCTAGTGCGCTGATCGGTGCTGAAGCGTAGGTTTCTTGTTGGATTTGTTTGTCAAAAATAATATCAGGTTTCGGAATAGTGACTTTTATGGTTAATGGTTTCGCAATGGCTAATCCTTCCGCTTCAGCCGTTAAAATAATATCTGTTTTAACATTTGAAGTAAGATTAGTTTGATATTTCCCCTTTCCTAATGAATTGAGTGGGTTATCACTAAAATTAGGTTTACCACTGGTTGTTTTTATTGAAACTTTTTTACCGTCAATGGCATTGCCATATTTATCCATTAAATTTACAGTGAGTAGGGCGCTATCTTTATCATTTCCCCCAATTGATTGACGGTTACTATTAAAGGTTGATTGATTGGCATCAATATCAGCTGGATTTACGGTTACATCTTGAATTGGCTTATAATTATTTGAATCAAGAGCCACGTCCATTTTCAATATACCGGCAACAGTACTGGTGACTTTTGTTCTTGCGATACCATGGGTATCTGTATAGGTAATATGGTTATATTTATCAGCTACACCTTGTAACTCCCATACTACAATAACGTTAGACAATATATTGTCATTGGCATCCACAATGGTTGCTTGATAATTAACACCATTATCTCCGGCGATTATGCTTGTTCTATCGACATCGACAGATTTTATTTTCCTGGTTTTTGCATCTGCACGTAGTTGTAAGATTTTTTGTTTTTTGAAATCAACACCATTAACTCTAACACCTAATGGTACTGTACCTGCTTTAGTGCCCGTTACTTCAATTTCATAATGACCTGAAGAGACTTGTTGGGCTTGGCTAAACTGAACAATTGAGTTATTAGGGATACCTTCAACTTGCTGATCCGGTAGAATATTGCCGCCTTTATCTTTAATCGTTAAAGTGAGTAATGCTTTATCTGTGCCATTGGCGATGATTGTGGCTGGTATTAAGTTGATTTCTGAAAGGTTTTCATCAACGTCATTAGCGATAAAGTTGACATCTTTTGCAGGGTAATCCCCTGATTTTAAGTGGACATTAACTTTTGCTAATCCAGCTGGGCCGCGTGTTAATTTTGTTTTCGCTACACCTTTATCATCTGTAAACGTCAGTGCTGAGGTTAAAACACTGACATTGTCGGATGTCCAAGTGACAGGCGTATCATTACTAACAGGATTATCATATTTATCAATTAAATAAGCAGTATAAGTGATAGTGTCTCCGGCTTTAGGTGCCATATCACTGATAATAATATCGCGTACTTTAGCACTGAGATTATCAGCAACAACGGTTAGTGAAACCGATTGAGCTAAGGTTATACTGTTAATAGTGGCATGAATTTCTGTTGTACCTGTTTTTTGGGCGCTGATTGTGGCTTTATAAACACCTGTGCTACTCTCGGTAAATTTACTCTCTTTAAGATTAGTGGAGTATTGAAGTTTAATATCATCTTTTAATCCAGTGAGTAAGTTCCCCTGATTATCTTTTGCAATGACCGTAATATCTGATTGATCATAAGAGTGAGTTCCATCACCCGCTGTAATGATGGATGGTGAAAGAGCAAGTGTAGAGCGAGTTGCAGAGATGACATCAGTTGTAAATATGATGTCATGATCAGCTTCAAGAAACTCTTGAGCATCTAGCATTGCAGTGACTTTTGCTGTGCCTGCTTGTGTACTTATCAGCGCAATCTCTGCAACCCCATTCTTATCTGTTTTACTAATTGGTAATGGTGAAAGTTGACCTAATGAGGTTTGCCAACCTACCGTAATGCCTTCCATGCTTGGGTTGCCTTGCTTATCTACAATATGGGCTTTAATAACGACACTATCTTTCCCATTTGCAGTGACAGTATAAGGCGCAATGACGTTTACAGATTGGATCATGGCATTTTGCGTGTCGGCAACAAAACCAAGAGGCTGTGTTAGGGAAAATGGATTTGTTACACCATATTTTGCTGTTATCTCACTAATACCTTCTTTTTTCCCTTTAATTTCAAACTGATAAATTCCGTTGTTTTTATCAATAACATTACTGAATGTAATAGTGGGATTATTGCCACTAAGGCTGATATATTTTTCTTGTTTAGGAACTGGGTTATCAAATTGGTCTTTTAATTCGATAGTACCAATAGAGACATTTTTACCATTAGCTACGATGGTTTGTGGATCTAATTTAAAGTGGCTATGGGCTTTCTCTACGTCCCCAGGTTTAAATAAAAGATCAATTGATGCATTTTGATTATTATCTAGACGGCCAGTTAATTTTATTGCCTGTGCTATTTTTCCTTTTATTTCGACTTGTGCATTACCATGAATATCTGTTTTTACTATCTCTTTATTAGGATGATTGGGTGATGCATTCCAGAAAACAGATTGTTGGATTAACGGATTATTATTAGCATCAACGACATGAGCTGTAACTATAATGGTATCATTATCATTAGCAATAGCTTCTGTTTTATTATTAGCCAATAAAGAAATTGTTGCACTGTTCGGATCAGAAACGGCTATTATTGTCGTCTGGTCTTTATTTCCATTTTCGAGTAAAGCAGTGGCGGTAATGGTTCCTGCTCGAACGGTATTAATCAAAATAGCCGTTTCACCTTGTTGGTTGGTTTTTGTCTCTTTTTGATTTGCTGTTCCGCCGTTAATATCCCAATTGACGGTAACATTAGGTAATTTATTGCCGAACTTATCTTTTACAACCGCGCTTAATACGGCCTGTTCTTTATTATCTGCAGTAATTTGAGTTTTATTGCTGGTTAAGGTAATTAACCCTTTTTTGTCATCGGCAATAAAAGTAATAGGTGATTCATTATGTGACCCATTACTGAGGCGGGCAGTAACAATAACATCAAAGGCTTGAGTACTGGTCACTGTCGTTTGAGCAACCCCTTGGTTATTAGTGGTTGAAATTTCATTAATAGAAACAATCTGTTGATCACGATCAGTTGTCCAAATGACTTTTGCATCTGGCAAGATGTTGTGGTTGTTATCTTCAACGACAGCAGTAAAGGTTACTGCTGTTTTACCATCAGCAATATAAGGTTTTGCCGATGGCGTTAATGAAATAATTTTACCGTTGGATAGATCGGCAATAAAATGCGTTGTCTCTTTCCTGTCTTTTTGATTAACCCATGCAGTTACCGTGGTTACGCCTGCTATTTGGCTGGTCATCGTTGTTGATGCATTACCTTGAATATCCGTCAGCAACTCAGTTTTTTTAAGTTGAGCTTGATTATCAGCAGATAATTCAATTTCGATACCAGGAACAGGGTTGTTATTTTTATCAATAATATTGAAAGCAATATGCTTTTCATCTTTGCCATTGGCAAATGAATTATTTGGATTAATTGTGAAAGCATTTATTTGGGCCGAACTTTTATCAGCAATAAAATCAACATTAGTTGAATAGGGGATATTTTTAACACTAACATCAATTATGCTTTTACCACTACGTGTATTGGTAATGGGAACAATGATTTTACCTTCAGCATCTGTATTTGCTTGCCCAATAATCGTTGCTCCATTATCTGCAGTAAAAGAGACGGGATAGTTAGGAATTTTATTGGCATTAATATCAGTTACGATAACTTGGATTTTATTTTGGCTTTTACCATCAGCAGGTTCGCCGTTTTTAATTACGGTTAATCCACCTTTAGCAATAATGGCGGAATGTATATCAGCAACAAAAGCCACTTGTGCCTGATTAAAGGTGTTATCTCTAAATTTGGGTGTTAATGTCACCATTTCAGGTGTACTTCCTGCGGTGATTGTGACTTGATATTTCCCTGCATCTATTCGGCTGAAATTGGAAACTTTGCTATTACTGATAGGATTATTAGATTGAACTTGTAGTGAGAGTTCTTTGATATTGATATCAACGGGAAGTTTATCATTATCGAGGATTGATAAAGTCAGATTTTGTGAAGAATGGTTGTCAGCAGACAGTTGTGTCACTTTAGGTGTAAATTGGCTATTTTGTGTATTAACCGCGGATTGATCAACCGTAATTTGACTTTGTACGGGATCAGAACGATTACCTTGTTCATCAATAGCAACAGCACTTATTGTGTAGCTGTTTTTTTCAGTTGAACCTGAAATATGACGAGGAAGAATTATAGAATAGTTAAGATTATTATTATGATTAATTTTACCTCCATTAGCGATTAAGCGACTTGCTGACCACTCAATCTGTTTAACAGGATATTTTGAACGAACTTGCACACCTAAATCTTTTTCTTCTTTCGCATAACCGTTAAGGGTTGGATTTATAGAAAGGAAGACTAAATTTTTCTTTTTATATTCCAAAACAATGTCATTATTTCTATCAACAAAATCATAGCGATTTCCTGACATTAAACGAGTTGCTCGAACATTATCGGGGTTAAGTTGTGAAGAGAGTGATTCTCCAAGTCGATATTGGATATTCACATCAAATTTATTATCACTGTTGTCATTTAAACCAAAACGACGTTCAGCGCCAAAGGTAATTAAAGGTACTGGTGTATAAGTTAATCCCGCAGTATAAGCGTGAGGATTTTCTTGGCGATTATCTTTGCCAAATAAGCCGACTTCTTTACCGTAATATTGTTCAAAAATAAGTTTTGCGCCTAATTGTGGGTAAGCGGGCAGATAGCTTTCTGTACGAATATCCCACCCATTAGCAGGACGCTCGTTATAATCTATAACGTCGTCAGAGGTACGCCAATTAGATAGACGGTGATAGTGATTTACACTTAATTTAAAATAGTCTCGCCATACTTCACCTCCCACACCAAAACGGCTGTG is from Proteus columbae and encodes:
- a CDS encoding Ig-like domain-containing protein, coding for MTKFKSGLTPQLSSITKKVAWFNIFIQLAFPISATLPANVFADGNNQEKQAINLLKKQKTYQVNAGDTPESIAKQFNIKLFKLIEANPDYVSLVGKLKIKVGITLNIPDEPLLTKKWLNNNQDIPIPSTNGQELAQIIVDNSSLLNRDTDATQFAISKISNKANQQIEQWLNQFGHARVSLSTDKNFTLENSSADLLIPLYDQEKNLVFSQTSYHRKDSRSQLNQGIGYRYFTDKFMVGLNAFYDYDLSRYHSRFGVGGEVWRDYFKLSVNHYHRLSNWRTSDDVIDYNERPANGWDIRTESYLPAYPQLGAKLIFEQYYGKEVGLFGKDNRQENPHAYTAGLTYTPVPLITFGAERRFGLNDNSDNKFDVNIQYRLGESLSSQLNPDNVRATRLMSGNRYDFVDRNNDIVLEYKKKNLVFLSINPTLNGYAKEEKDLGVQVRSKYPVKQIEWSASRLIANGGKINHNNNLNYSIILPRHISGSTEKNSYTISAVAIDEQGNRSDPVQSQITVDQSAVNTQNSQFTPKVTQLSADNHSSQNLTLSILDNDKLPVDINIKELSLQVQSNNPISNSKVSNFSRIDAGKYQVTITAGSTPEMVTLTPKFRDNTFNQAQVAFVADIHSAIIAKGGLTVIKNGEPADGKSQNKIQVIVTDINANKIPNYPVSFTADNGATIIGQANTDAEGKIIVPITNTRSGKSIIDVSVKNIPYSTNVDFIADKSSAQINAFTINPNNSFANGKDEKHIAFNIIDKNNNPVPGIEIELSADNQAQLKKTELLTDIQGNASTTMTSQIAGVTTVTAWVNQKDRKETTHFIADLSNGKIISLTPSAKPYIADGKTAVTFTAVVEDNNHNILPDAKVIWTTDRDQQIVSINEISTTNNQGVAQTTVTSTQAFDVIVTARLSNGSHNESPITFIADDKKGLITLTSNKTQITADNKEQAVLSAVVKDKFGNKLPNVTVNWDINGGTANQKETKTNQQGETAILINTVRAGTITATALLENGNKDQTTIIAVSDPNSATISLLANNKTEAIANDNDTIIVTAHVVDANNNPLIQQSVFWNASPNHPNKEIVKTDIHGNAQVEIKGKIAQAIKLTGRLDNNQNASIDLLFKPGDVEKAHSHFKLDPQTIVANGKNVSIGTIELKDQFDNPVPKQEKYISLSGNNPTITFSNVIDKNNGIYQFEIKGKKEGISEITAKYGVTNPFSLTQPLGFVADTQNAMIQSVNVIAPYTVTANGKDSVVIKAHIVDKQGNPSMEGITVGWQTSLGQLSPLPISKTDKNGVAEIALISTQAGTAKVTAMLDAQEFLEADHDIIFTTDVISATRSTLALSPSIITAGDGTHSYDQSDITVIAKDNQGNLLTGLKDDIKLQYSTNLKESKFTESSTGVYKATISAQKTGTTEIHATINSITLAQSVSLTVVADNLSAKVRDIIISDMAPKAGDTITYTAYLIDKYDNPVSNDTPVTWTSDNVSVLTSALTFTDDKGVAKTKLTRGPAGLAKVNVHLKSGDYPAKDVNFIANDVDENLSEINLIPATIIANGTDKALLTLTIKDKGGNILPDQQVEGIPNNSIVQFSQAQQVSSGHYEIEVTGTKAGTVPLGVRVNGVDFKKQKILQLRADAKTRKIKSVDVDRTSIIAGDNGVNYQATIVDANDNILSNVIVVWELQGVADKYNHITYTDTHGIARTKVTSTVAGILKMDVALDSNNYKPIQDVTVNPADIDANQSTFNSNRQSIGGNDKDSALLTVNLMDKYGNAIDGKKVSIKTTSGKPNFSDNPLNSLGKGKYQTNLTSNVKTDIILTAEAEGLAIAKPLTIKVTIPKPDIIFDKQIQQETYASAPISALGYTGLPNNINMMWSSSDPTIASIDTTSGRISMKKAGTTVITLQTSGNDQYQPAQSSYPLVIEKAKPILQLASSGTIKSVWNDGVVHNVNATFGNTDVKNIPLYYLSDDQRVATVDTQGTITEVKPGKTKIHIKSDATDQFLADTLAVDYEQDKGTLQIAFAKNDIILSETDTNIDVQQPTIPLPKEALGIWSAKDPNIVAIKESGVIVKVNPGKTDIILTSKENDYFHQSQGSYSVDVRKVPHITINSVTRRVDNNKNAQIMPHENISINWTPVYEDDSLTFSWLPPDTAASDYAVNLELWDGNQKTSQILAYDHNQLIGRPKITSSFKLDKNLFKSTQLKIKVIVFDIYDHDPSTNTGRQYAVYYPLDVKPIHPRYMDLELNGSISFINTTSASVPRNSCRMSGLDSMVHVIARPMFTLGNHASDFFEPATVSHKLIDIQGDSTRGSVDYNDGDTYTSRIENQRFPFNSHSLAIKEDCWGSGGGASAHHGNATLITSVTIAGETYEFKQHVNWDGDGASSQNNITKISQL